The Rhizobium sp. BT03 genome has a window encoding:
- the speC gene encoding ornithine decarboxylase — protein sequence MIPRDVKSPTVAIPFHKMLKIVAIIDRDNSQAQALVSQIVDQGFEVELRGDYSADVSEDADVGAYIGSVEGGQLSAARSFLRSVRDIGFRTPIWAMADTLTIKDMDVVEMAGEVDGFVYLGQQTPTFYAKQIVSSAVNYGKSLLPPFFGGMMAYDGEANIAFDCPGHQGGQFYRKSPAGQLFFKYFGESIFRNDLCNADVDLGDLLIHEGPAVEAQKQAARIFGADRTYFILNGTSTSNKVVANAVLHSGDLVLFDRNNHKSLHQGALVQAGAIPIYLPTARNSFGMIGAVDWAAWDESWLRRRIEEHPLVADKSRAKADRPFRLACIQLATYDGTIYNVSQVMEKIGHLCDYVLWDEAWIGYNAFHPLFEGRSPMRLKDLRADMPGLFSTQSVHKQGAGFSQASQIHKRDEHISGQRRFVEHKRFNESLLMHVSTSPFYPLFASLDVNAKVHEGKAGEMLWDRCIELGIEVRKKLRGFVDHYETKAASPEEQWFFDPFVPDKVTVSGSKHTNDLEGMRWEEIPTDVLKREQQCWQFDPQAKWHGYAGYAPGYTMVDPNKLAILTPGIDRKTGGYREFGIPATVVANYLREQRVVAEKCDLNSLLFLLTPAEDESKLNTLVAKLVKFKNLWDRDAPLQEVLPTVYAANRERYAGYTVRQVCHEMHSFYRDAGVKELQRLCFRSESFPEPAIAPKQAYEALVANNVDYVPLTQAAGRISATLALIYPPGIGVIVPGERWDERARPMRDYFLAFEESFNRFPGFNYEVQGVFQEKVEGRIKFHTYVVRE from the coding sequence ATGATCCCGCGTGATGTGAAGTCTCCGACGGTCGCCATACCCTTCCACAAGATGCTGAAGATCGTGGCAATCATCGACCGCGACAACTCTCAGGCTCAGGCACTGGTGTCACAGATCGTCGACCAGGGCTTCGAGGTGGAACTGCGCGGCGATTATTCTGCCGATGTCTCCGAGGATGCCGATGTCGGCGCCTATATCGGCTCGGTCGAAGGCGGCCAGCTGTCGGCGGCTCGCAGCTTCCTTCGCTCGGTCAGGGATATCGGCTTCCGTACACCGATCTGGGCAATGGCCGATACGCTGACCATCAAGGATATGGACGTCGTCGAAATGGCCGGCGAGGTCGACGGCTTCGTTTACCTCGGCCAGCAGACGCCGACCTTCTACGCCAAGCAGATCGTCTCCAGCGCGGTCAATTACGGTAAGTCACTGCTGCCGCCGTTCTTCGGCGGCATGATGGCCTATGACGGCGAGGCGAATATCGCCTTCGACTGCCCCGGCCATCAGGGCGGCCAGTTCTATCGGAAGTCGCCGGCCGGCCAGCTGTTCTTCAAATATTTCGGCGAGAGCATTTTCCGCAACGACCTCTGCAATGCGGATGTCGATCTCGGCGACCTCCTGATCCACGAAGGTCCAGCCGTCGAAGCCCAGAAACAGGCGGCGCGCATCTTCGGCGCGGACCGCACCTATTTCATTCTCAACGGAACAAGCACCTCCAACAAGGTGGTTGCCAATGCGGTGCTGCACAGCGGCGATCTCGTGCTCTTCGACCGCAACAATCATAAATCCCTGCATCAGGGCGCTCTTGTTCAGGCAGGCGCCATCCCGATCTATCTACCGACGGCCCGCAATTCTTTCGGCATGATCGGCGCGGTGGACTGGGCGGCGTGGGATGAAAGCTGGCTGCGGCGAAGGATCGAGGAACATCCGCTCGTCGCCGACAAGAGCCGTGCGAAGGCAGACCGGCCCTTCCGTCTCGCCTGCATCCAGCTCGCGACCTATGACGGCACGATCTACAATGTCAGCCAGGTTATGGAGAAGATCGGCCATCTCTGCGACTACGTCCTCTGGGACGAGGCCTGGATCGGCTACAATGCCTTCCACCCGCTCTTCGAAGGCCGCAGCCCGATGCGTCTCAAGGACCTGCGGGCCGACATGCCGGGCCTGTTTTCAACCCAGTCGGTGCACAAGCAGGGTGCCGGCTTTTCCCAGGCGTCGCAGATCCACAAGCGCGACGAACATATCAGCGGTCAGCGCCGGTTCGTCGAACACAAGCGCTTCAATGAATCGCTGCTGATGCATGTTTCGACCTCTCCGTTCTATCCGCTGTTCGCCTCGCTCGATGTCAATGCTAAGGTGCATGAGGGCAAGGCTGGCGAGATGCTCTGGGACCGCTGCATCGAGCTCGGGATCGAGGTGCGCAAGAAGTTGCGCGGTTTCGTGGATCATTACGAGACCAAAGCCGCAAGCCCGGAGGAACAATGGTTTTTCGATCCCTTCGTGCCGGACAAGGTCACCGTTTCGGGCTCCAAACATACCAACGACCTCGAAGGCATGCGGTGGGAGGAAATTCCGACGGATGTGCTCAAACGCGAGCAGCAATGCTGGCAGTTCGATCCGCAGGCAAAGTGGCACGGCTATGCCGGGTATGCACCAGGTTACACCATGGTCGACCCCAACAAACTGGCCATACTGACACCCGGCATCGACCGCAAAACCGGCGGCTATCGCGAGTTCGGCATCCCGGCGACTGTCGTCGCCAACTATCTGCGCGAGCAGCGGGTGGTGGCGGAAAAATGCGACTTGAACAGTCTCCTGTTCCTGCTGACCCCGGCCGAGGACGAGAGCAAGCTGAATACGCTCGTCGCCAAGCTGGTCAAATTCAAAAATCTCTGGGACCGCGATGCGCCGCTGCAGGAAGTGTTGCCAACGGTGTATGCGGCCAATCGCGAGCGCTATGCCGGTTATACGGTCCGTCAGGTCTGCCATGAGATGCACTCCTTCTATCGCGATGCCGGCGTAAAGGAACTGCAGCGCCTCTGCTTCCGCTCCGAGAGCTTCCCGGAACCGGCCATTGCTCCCAAGCAGGCCTACGAAGCGCTGGTCGCCAACAATGTCGACTATGTGCCGCTGACACAGGCTGCCGGCCGCATTTCGGCAACGCTGGCGCTGATCTATCCGCCGGGCATCGGCGTGATCGTGCCGGGAGAGCGCTGGGACGAGAGAGCACGCCCGATGCGGGATTATTTCCTGGCCTTCGAAGAGTCGTTCAACCGGTTTCCGGGCTTCAACTATGAGGTCCAGGGCGTGTTCCAGGAAAAGGTCGAGGGGCGGATCAAATTCCACACATATGTCGTGCGCGAGTAG